From one Phorcysia thermohydrogeniphila genomic stretch:
- the mnmE gene encoding tRNA uridine-5-carboxymethylaminomethyl(34) synthesis GTPase MnmE: protein MRDYLCEDTIAAIGTPIGRGAIGIVRISGKDSLRILQEMFRTKSGERKEHFDSRKMYYGVVVDSSGEPIDEVLTVYMRAPKTFTGEDIVEIHSHGGIVVVRKILREVLRRGARLAEPGEFTMRAFIHGKIDLVQAEAINELINATSEVSAKVALKHLEGELSKKIKLLRDKLLEAKAYIEAAVDFPEEEVEIIESGEVKRRIQEVLNGIEKLLSTYRDGRIIKEGIKVAIVGRPNVGKSSLLNAILQEERAIVTEVPGTTRDIIEETVTLEGVPIRLIDTAGIRESSDVVERIGIERSLRSIERADVILFVIDGSCGFTEEDLKVSEMLRGKENVILVLNKKDLGLKVKCGEVSDWRCVEISAKSGEGIKELATEIVNMVLLDPETVLKGDDVLITSERHRELLEKARDSLIKVVNSIEAGFESPEFLSMDIDAALNALGEIVGQVTTEDMLDIIFSRFCIGK, encoded by the coding sequence GTGAGAGATTACCTTTGTGAGGATACGATAGCTGCGATAGGGACTCCTATCGGCAGGGGTGCCATAGGAATCGTCAGGATTTCCGGGAAGGACTCCCTCAGGATACTTCAGGAGATGTTCCGGACAAAATCCGGAGAGAGGAAGGAGCACTTTGATAGCAGAAAGATGTATTACGGCGTTGTCGTTGATAGCTCTGGAGAGCCGATAGATGAGGTTCTTACCGTTTATATGAGAGCTCCAAAAACTTTCACGGGAGAGGACATCGTTGAGATTCACAGCCACGGAGGTATAGTTGTTGTAAGGAAGATTTTAAGGGAAGTTTTAAGGCGGGGAGCTCGCCTTGCAGAGCCCGGCGAGTTTACAATGAGAGCTTTCATTCACGGGAAAATAGACCTCGTTCAGGCGGAGGCTATAAACGAGCTCATCAACGCTACGAGCGAAGTGTCCGCTAAGGTCGCTCTAAAACACTTAGAAGGAGAGCTCTCCAAAAAAATTAAGCTTTTAAGGGACAAGCTCCTTGAGGCAAAGGCCTACATTGAGGCTGCTGTAGACTTCCCTGAGGAAGAGGTTGAGATAATAGAATCTGGAGAGGTAAAGAGGAGAATTCAGGAAGTCCTAAACGGAATAGAGAAACTCCTTTCTACTTATAGAGATGGTCGCATTATTAAGGAGGGAATAAAAGTTGCAATAGTTGGTAGGCCTAACGTTGGAAAGTCTTCGCTCCTTAACGCAATCCTTCAAGAAGAAAGGGCCATCGTTACCGAAGTTCCCGGCACTACGCGGGACATTATTGAGGAAACGGTAACTTTGGAAGGTGTTCCTATCAGGCTCATTGATACGGCGGGAATAAGGGAGTCTTCTGATGTAGTTGAAAGAATAGGAATAGAGAGAAGCCTTAGGAGCATTGAAAGAGCGGACGTAATTCTTTTCGTTATTGACGGCTCTTGCGGATTTACAGAGGAAGATTTAAAAGTTTCTGAGATGCTGAGAGGGAAGGAAAATGTCATTCTTGTCCTTAATAAGAAGGATTTGGGTCTTAAGGTGAAGTGTGGAGAGGTTTCGGATTGGAGGTGCGTTGAGATAAGTGCTAAAAGTGGGGAGGGAATTAAGGAGCTTGCTACTGAAATCGTTAACATGGTTCTTTTAGATCCTGAAACTGTTTTGAAGGGAGATGACGTTCTCATAACGAGTGAAAGGCACAGAGAGCTTTTAGAGAAAGCCCGAGATTCGCTCATAAAAGTCGTTAACAGCATTGAGGCAGGTTTTGAGTCTCCTGAGTTTCTCTCTATGGATATTGACGCAGCTTTAAATGCCCTTGGAGAGATAGTCGGTCAGGTGACAACGGAGGACATGCTTGATATAATCTTCTCCCGATTCTGTATAGGGAAGTAA
- a CDS encoding M23 family metallopeptidase, with amino-acid sequence MGKNRNDRLQVIVIEDELANRVKRFFISKKLIVFSLLFSVVFTLSVTVYAVFITYKSNRYYSTSTKELKELRSKVAQLEKENANLRSRVASLEQEKEETIEELARRIEIIDSIMKRVGIEVSQTEGEGGLALPLDKLLEKESSGVNFSDVIPGIDYLIENFKTTPLGYPTYGRITSDFGLRRNPVTGRLEFHLGVDIADKWGTPVRAPADGVVIKAGWCGLMGKCLEIRHNRDIVTYYGHLAKLLVKKGDRVERGQIIGLMGNSGRSTGPHLHYTIKFRNRIMNPHDFMEVLANAKEERVRKHRRNQEHLSRRFKN; translated from the coding sequence ATGGGGAAAAACAGGAATGACAGACTTCAGGTAATAGTCATTGAGGATGAACTCGCCAACAGGGTAAAGCGCTTTTTCATTTCAAAAAAGCTTATCGTTTTCTCTTTACTCTTCTCCGTTGTTTTCACCCTCAGTGTTACCGTATACGCCGTTTTCATAACCTACAAGTCCAACCGCTATTATTCCACTTCTACTAAGGAGCTCAAGGAGCTCCGCTCTAAAGTAGCTCAGCTTGAAAAGGAAAACGCTAACTTAAGGTCTCGTGTAGCTTCACTTGAGCAGGAGAAGGAAGAAACAATTGAAGAGCTTGCAAGGAGGATAGAGATAATAGACTCCATTATGAAAAGGGTAGGGATTGAAGTTTCTCAAACAGAGGGAGAGGGTGGACTTGCCCTTCCTCTTGATAAGCTACTGGAAAAAGAGAGCTCTGGAGTTAACTTTTCCGACGTCATTCCCGGTATTGACTACCTCATAGAGAACTTCAAGACAACTCCTCTTGGCTATCCAACTTACGGCAGGATAACCTCTGACTTTGGGCTCAGGCGTAATCCTGTCACGGGAAGACTTGAGTTTCACTTGGGCGTTGATATAGCTGACAAGTGGGGGACACCGGTTAGAGCTCCAGCCGACGGCGTCGTTATAAAGGCGGGATGGTGTGGCCTTATGGGAAAGTGTCTTGAGATAAGGCACAACAGGGACATAGTAACCTACTACGGCCACTTGGCAAAGCTCCTTGTAAAAAAGGGTGATAGGGTAGAGAGGGGACAGATTATAGGCCTTATGGGGAACAGCGGAAGGAGTACGGGGCCACACTTGCACTACACTATAAAATTTAGAAACAGAATTATGAACCCCCACGACTTTATGGAGGTTCTTGCAAATGCTAAAGAGGAAAGAGTCAGAAAACATAGACGAAATCAAGAGCATCTTAGCCGAAGGTTTAAAAATTGA
- a CDS encoding bactofilin family protein, translated as MLKRKESENIDEIKSILAEGLKIEGNIYAEGKIRIDGEVTGDVRGKFVILGQSSKINGNVYAEVVVAMGNIEGNVEAKKLDVKASAKIKGDVVAENFSVEPGASLHGLVKVGSYREFSENTLESSSAGTKE; from the coding sequence ATGCTAAAGAGGAAAGAGTCAGAAAACATAGACGAAATCAAGAGCATCTTAGCCGAAGGTTTAAAAATTGAGGGAAACATCTACGCCGAAGGGAAAATAAGGATAGACGGAGAGGTTACGGGCGACGTTAGGGGAAAGTTTGTAATCCTTGGACAGTCGTCAAAGATAAACGGTAACGTTTACGCAGAAGTTGTTGTAGCTATGGGGAACATTGAAGGTAACGTTGAGGCTAAGAAACTTGATGTAAAAGCTTCTGCAAAGATAAAGGGAGACGTTGTTGCAGAAAACTTTTCCGTTGAGCCGGGAGCAAGCCTTCACGGTTTAGTAAAGGTGGGGAGCTACAGGGAGTTTTCTGAAAATACCTTAGAGAGCTCTTCAGCAGGAACTAAGGAATAA
- a CDS encoding 6-carboxyhexanoate--CoA ligase, whose amino-acid sequence MEKLYSVKMRSSAAGHHISGAERIVREEEIEKVAGELVRRALNHSKGKPDFINLKVELLSEEPLRLTLLPVIEVTGNYSAERVLKELFSLSPIPVELGLRVYRELLSGPAPDGKTMRGAMIVEVPSGKRLEPDKFRGVRASYLDITKEAERKLRELTGERFTENFKEALTLSTKILNYPAVLGELCVSDDPDYTTGYLSLKGVGYIRIKNIKEAGSPLGGRAIFVRESTSLDELIRYLEKIPVLADRVSSYSLVPAEELSKVFSENSL is encoded by the coding sequence ATGGAGAAGCTCTATAGCGTAAAGATGAGGAGCTCTGCTGCCGGTCACCACATTTCCGGCGCAGAAAGGATAGTCAGAGAAGAAGAAATTGAAAAAGTTGCAGGAGAACTTGTAAGGAGAGCTCTCAACCACTCTAAAGGAAAACCCGACTTTATCAACCTAAAAGTTGAACTTCTTTCTGAGGAGCCTTTAAGGCTTACTTTACTCCCCGTCATTGAGGTAACGGGAAACTACAGTGCTGAAAGAGTATTAAAGGAGCTCTTCTCTCTTTCTCCTATCCCAGTAGAGCTTGGCCTTAGAGTTTACAGGGAGCTCCTTTCTGGACCTGCCCCAGACGGAAAAACGATGAGAGGAGCGATGATTGTTGAAGTTCCCTCTGGTAAAAGGCTTGAACCGGACAAATTCAGAGGAGTAAGGGCCTCTTACCTTGACATAACGAAAGAAGCAGAAAGGAAACTCCGAGAGCTTACAGGAGAAAGGTTTACCGAGAACTTTAAGGAAGCCCTGACGCTCTCAACAAAGATTTTGAACTATCCTGCTGTCCTTGGAGAGCTCTGCGTTTCAGACGACCCAGATTACACGACAGGCTACCTGTCGTTAAAGGGAGTAGGTTACATTAGGATAAAAAACATAAAAGAAGCGGGCTCTCCCTTAGGAGGTAGAGCTATTTTCGTTAGAGAAAGCACCTCCTTAGATGAGTTAATAAGGTACCTTGAGAAAATTCCCGTTCTCGCTGACAGGGTAAGTTCTTATTCCTTAGTTCCTGCTGAAGAGCTCTCTAAGGTATTTTCAGAAAACTCCCTGTAG
- a CDS encoding mechanosensitive ion channel family protein, which produces MKFEFEYAFVLLFVLLSILSLWSKKFITKLLLKFFSRDEKLSKVEKLLIRLSVWVSYFFALLFFNLAIVQLPLPAQTTEVINNVFFVLYVCILSFVASKVLDIVLEKFSQGMKAKVSPSETPLIDTYYSMISKLMKIFVFVIAAIAILDRLGFNVTSLVTSLGVGSLAVGLAAKDTISNFISGVLLVTDRQFRIGDRVYIKDIDVEGYVYDIGLRTTRILTITGNNLITIPNSKLTEGIIENSLYPDPRVKDFVEVGVAYGSDIEKVKELLLLATEGVEGILKNPPPAVYFTQFGDSALIFKLIYYVEKKDLAFGIKSILHEKIIKLFRENGIEIPFPQSDVWFRTPLEVKLERDGEAL; this is translated from the coding sequence ATGAAGTTCGAATTTGAGTATGCATTCGTCCTGCTATTCGTTCTCCTTTCCATACTCTCCCTCTGGTCAAAGAAGTTTATAACTAAGCTGCTACTTAAGTTTTTCTCGCGGGATGAGAAACTATCAAAAGTCGAAAAGCTCCTCATAAGGCTCTCTGTATGGGTTTCCTACTTTTTCGCCCTGCTATTTTTCAACTTGGCCATAGTTCAGCTCCCTCTGCCGGCTCAGACAACGGAGGTCATAAACAACGTCTTTTTCGTCCTCTACGTATGCATACTCTCCTTTGTTGCCTCTAAGGTTCTTGACATCGTCCTTGAGAAGTTCTCACAGGGAATGAAGGCAAAGGTTTCCCCGTCGGAGACACCGTTAATAGATACCTACTACTCTATGATTTCAAAACTCATGAAAATCTTCGTCTTTGTGATAGCAGCCATCGCTATCCTTGACAGGCTCGGATTTAACGTTACTTCCTTAGTAACGTCCCTTGGAGTCGGCTCTTTAGCAGTCGGTTTAGCTGCAAAGGATACGATAAGCAACTTTATCTCTGGAGTTCTGCTCGTTACCGACCGGCAGTTCCGCATAGGAGACAGGGTTTACATAAAGGATATTGACGTTGAAGGCTACGTTTACGACATAGGCCTGCGGACGACAAGAATACTGACTATTACAGGAAACAATCTAATAACCATTCCAAACTCTAAACTCACTGAAGGAATTATTGAAAACTCACTCTACCCAGACCCAAGAGTTAAAGACTTTGTAGAAGTAGGAGTAGCCTACGGTTCAGACATTGAGAAAGTGAAGGAACTCCTCCTTTTAGCAACTGAGGGAGTTGAAGGTATTCTAAAAAATCCCCCACCAGCTGTTTATTTTACCCAGTTCGGAGACAGCGCGCTAATTTTCAAGCTCATATACTACGTTGAGAAGAAAGACCTTGCCTTTGGCATAAAGTCCATTCTCCACGAAAAGATAATAAAGCTCTTTAGAGAAAACGGTATAGAGATTCCCTTCCCTCAGAGCGATGTTTGGTTTAGAACCCCCTTAGAAGTTAAGTTAGAGAGAGATGGAGAAGCTCTATAG
- the dtd gene encoding D-aminoacyl-tRNA deacylase has protein sequence MKVVIQRVLSGKVVVGGETVGEIKQGIVALVGFEKGDINSYIDKMADKIVNLRIFEDSAGKMNLSLKEIGGELLVVPNFTLAADCRKGRRPSFQSSEDPEKAEQMFHRFVEKCRELGVPVKTGIFGADMKVHIVNDGPVTFILSSKDFS, from the coding sequence ATGAAAGTGGTAATTCAAAGAGTCCTAAGCGGTAAGGTAGTTGTAGGAGGAGAAACCGTAGGGGAAATAAAACAGGGAATCGTTGCTCTCGTGGGCTTTGAGAAAGGGGACATAAATTCCTACATAGACAAGATGGCAGACAAAATCGTCAACCTCAGGATTTTTGAGGACTCTGCTGGGAAGATGAACCTGTCGCTGAAAGAGATAGGAGGGGAGCTCCTCGTTGTTCCGAACTTCACTTTGGCCGCTGACTGTAGGAAAGGAAGGAGACCAAGCTTTCAATCATCCGAAGACCCAGAAAAGGCAGAACAGATGTTCCACCGCTTTGTTGAAAAGTGTAGAGAACTTGGCGTCCCTGTGAAGACGGGCATATTTGGAGCAGATATGAAGGTTCACATAGTAAACGATGGACCAGTAACGTTTATACTCTCAAGTAAAGACTTTTCTTAA
- a CDS encoding MarC family protein: protein MEFLKYLISILVIVDPIFAAIIVAGLVEGKRAIEEVAFRSSITVFIAALVTFFAGDALLNLMGINIFSIKIFGGLILLHMAFQMLQAYPPKTKHTKEERDAAVEKEDISVIPIGIPILFGPAAFTTVLIFKEESHGVFQEASLFAALTITALVVYFVLKNAAYLAQRMGPTGINVTVRVFGLFVGSLGSQFIVDGVKHLWAQG from the coding sequence GTGGAGTTCCTAAAGTACTTAATATCAATCCTCGTTATTGTTGACCCCATATTTGCTGCCATAATTGTCGCCGGTTTAGTTGAAGGAAAACGAGCTATAGAGGAAGTTGCTTTTAGGAGCTCCATCACTGTATTCATAGCTGCCCTCGTTACCTTCTTTGCAGGAGACGCCCTCCTCAACTTGATGGGAATAAACATCTTCAGCATAAAGATTTTTGGCGGTTTAATCCTTCTCCACATGGCTTTTCAGATGCTTCAGGCCTATCCACCAAAGACTAAGCATACAAAAGAAGAAAGGGATGCAGCCGTCGAGAAGGAGGATATATCGGTTATTCCAATTGGGATCCCAATCCTTTTTGGTCCAGCGGCTTTTACAACCGTCCTCATCTTCAAAGAGGAATCACACGGAGTCTTCCAAGAAGCTTCGCTATTTGCAGCTCTGACAATTACAGCCCTTGTTGTATATTTTGTCCTGAAAAACGCAGCCTACTTGGCTCAAAGAATGGGGCCTACGGGTATAAACGTTACAGTTAGGGTATTCGGGCTCTTTGTAGGCTCCCTCGGCTCTCAGTTCATAGTTGACGGAGTAAAACATTTGTGGGCTCAGGGGTAA
- a CDS encoding UbiA-like polyprenyltransferase, which yields MLERIKTYMEMIKVEHTVFALPFALTAALIAAHGFPSPYQTFWIVVALFGARTAAMSLNRLIDAEIDAKNPRTANRHIPRGIVKKSEALALAVVGFALMILGAYKLNPLALKLSPIAIFILVLYSFTKRFTYLCHIVLGIAIALAPLGAWVAVTGGVSLTAFILSASVGLWVAGFDIIYALQDVEFDRKEGLYSIPAVLGERKALLLSKVFHVLTLLGLIYVGVSEGLGIPYYIGLAISAFLMAKEHAIISRDRTKINYAFFNLNGYISLTIFAFTLLNYLWSGTWSS from the coding sequence ATGCTTGAAAGAATCAAAACCTACATGGAAATGATAAAGGTTGAACATACGGTCTTCGCCCTGCCCTTTGCGCTGACAGCAGCACTCATTGCTGCTCACGGCTTTCCAAGCCCTTACCAAACTTTCTGGATTGTTGTAGCTCTATTCGGAGCAAGAACAGCAGCTATGAGCCTAAACAGGCTGATTGACGCTGAAATTGACGCCAAAAATCCACGAACAGCCAACAGGCACATTCCAAGGGGAATCGTGAAAAAATCTGAGGCTTTAGCTCTTGCAGTAGTAGGTTTCGCCCTTATGATCCTTGGAGCTTATAAACTTAACCCTTTAGCCCTTAAGTTATCGCCTATTGCTATCTTTATTCTGGTTCTCTACTCCTTTACAAAACGCTTTACCTACCTGTGCCACATAGTTCTCGGAATTGCAATAGCTCTTGCTCCCTTAGGAGCATGGGTTGCAGTAACGGGAGGAGTAAGTTTAACGGCCTTTATTCTGTCTGCCTCCGTGGGACTCTGGGTAGCAGGATTTGACATCATTTACGCACTTCAGGACGTTGAGTTTGACAGGAAGGAAGGTCTTTATTCAATCCCAGCAGTCCTTGGAGAGAGAAAGGCACTCCTCCTTTCGAAGGTTTTCCACGTTTTAACCCTTTTAGGACTTATATACGTTGGAGTAAGTGAGGGACTTGGAATACCCTACTACATAGGTCTAGCAATTTCAGCCTTTCTCATGGCTAAGGAGCATGCCATCATTTCTCGCGATAGGACTAAAATAAACTACGCATTCTTTAACTTAAACGGCTACATCAGCCTAACCATCTTTGCGTTTACTCTTCTTAACTACCTATGGAGTGGGACGTGGAGTTCCTAA
- a CDS encoding HAD-IIA family hydrolase has translation MVGFLLDLEGTLVKDKSYTPIPEALEFTKILDERGIPWIVATNNSTEKPRRLIEILREKGFNVNEKKLLSPSLLASNFLKREGVRSIYFMGTEKIKEFFKEEGFEVRDDHNVDAVVVGRDREINYGKLKTATSALVVNGAKLFSFHMNRLILDPDGLVGPSVGAIATALSYAANKPVISFGKPSKEYFERAFELLGISDPQKVYMVSDDPFTDLAEGKKVTGFKTVFVLSGKYKDTAILEEVTPELRPDYVFNHIGECIKLI, from the coding sequence ATGGTAGGGTTTCTCCTTGACCTTGAGGGAACTCTTGTAAAGGATAAAAGCTACACTCCAATACCTGAAGCCCTTGAGTTTACAAAGATACTTGACGAAAGAGGTATCCCTTGGATTGTTGCTACAAACAACTCAACCGAAAAGCCGAGACGTCTAATAGAAATACTCCGAGAGAAAGGTTTCAACGTAAACGAGAAAAAACTCCTCTCACCAAGCCTCCTAGCGAGCAACTTCTTAAAGAGGGAAGGCGTAAGATCTATCTACTTTATGGGAACTGAGAAGATAAAGGAATTCTTTAAAGAAGAAGGCTTTGAAGTAAGGGACGACCACAATGTAGATGCCGTTGTTGTAGGAAGGGATAGAGAGATTAATTACGGGAAACTCAAAACGGCAACTTCTGCGCTTGTCGTTAACGGTGCAAAGCTCTTCTCATTCCACATGAACAGGCTCATCTTAGATCCCGACGGTCTTGTTGGTCCAAGCGTTGGAGCAATTGCTACAGCACTCTCCTACGCTGCTAACAAGCCAGTAATTTCTTTTGGCAAACCTTCAAAGGAGTATTTTGAAAGAGCCTTTGAGCTTCTAGGAATAAGTGATCCTCAAAAGGTCTACATGGTAAGCGACGACCCATTTACGGACCTTGCCGAAGGAAAAAAGGTCACAGGATTTAAAACCGTGTTCGTCTTAAGCGGAAAGTACAAAGATACAGCCATCTTAGAAGAAGTTACCCCCGAACTGAGACCAGACTACGTATTTAACCATATCGGCGAGTGCATTAAGCTCATTTAA
- a CDS encoding dicarboxylate/amino acid:cation symporter — MRKGKFLTYMALGVVGGFLAGGFLPELSLKTAFIGELFLNALKMVVLPLIIVSIASAILNMKTIEKFKSVGVRALLYYTMTTSIAVAIGIITVILIKPGVGFSLNGDSSFNREMSFSLKELLTNLLPPNLFKALVDFNVLGIIVATMLFSLAVLSIKWEEKPLLHKLISELDASILKLTGWIINFAPLGIFSLIAAKVASIGGAKAIVPLLISLGKYVLTVLLALGIHAFLILPAIYYFFIRKNPYAYIGKVKEALITAFATASSSATLPVTLKEVVGSGVKKTVAEFTLPLGATINMDGTALYEAVAVIFIAESYGINLELTHYLIIFLTATLAAIGAAGIPEAGLVTMVLVLQSVGIPVEGIGIILAVDWFLDRCRTAVNVLGDTIGAAVISHGLEEVKNGRVSP; from the coding sequence GTGAGAAAGGGAAAGTTTTTGACCTACATGGCTCTTGGAGTAGTAGGGGGTTTCTTAGCAGGAGGGTTCTTGCCGGAGCTCTCTCTAAAGACGGCCTTTATTGGAGAACTCTTTCTAAACGCCCTTAAAATGGTCGTTCTGCCTTTAATTATTGTCTCAATAGCAAGCGCAATTTTAAACATGAAAACCATAGAGAAGTTTAAAAGCGTGGGAGTGAGAGCTCTCCTCTACTACACGATGACAACGTCAATAGCTGTGGCAATTGGAATAATAACGGTCATTCTGATAAAACCGGGAGTTGGTTTTTCCCTCAACGGAGACAGTTCATTTAACAGGGAGATGAGCTTTAGTTTAAAGGAGCTCCTTACCAACCTCCTACCTCCAAACCTCTTTAAAGCGTTAGTTGACTTTAACGTTCTTGGAATCATAGTTGCAACGATGCTGTTTTCACTTGCAGTCCTGTCCATCAAGTGGGAAGAAAAGCCCCTCCTCCACAAGCTCATCTCAGAGCTTGATGCTTCAATACTAAAGCTAACAGGCTGGATTATCAACTTTGCCCCCTTAGGAATCTTCTCCCTTATTGCTGCAAAGGTAGCCTCTATTGGTGGCGCAAAGGCAATAGTTCCCCTTCTAATTTCTCTTGGCAAGTATGTTTTAACCGTCCTCTTAGCTTTGGGAATTCATGCCTTTCTAATTCTTCCTGCAATCTACTACTTCTTTATCCGTAAAAATCCATACGCTTATATAGGAAAAGTAAAAGAAGCCCTTATAACGGCATTTGCAACAGCTTCCTCTTCTGCCACGTTGCCGGTTACCCTTAAAGAAGTTGTTGGAAGTGGCGTTAAAAAGACAGTTGCAGAATTTACCCTACCTCTTGGAGCTACTATAAACATGGATGGGACGGCACTTTACGAGGCCGTCGCAGTCATATTTATAGCCGAAAGCTACGGAATCAACCTTGAGCTTACCCACTACCTTATTATCTTTTTAACGGCCACACTTGCGGCAATTGGAGCTGCTGGAATTCCCGAAGCAGGACTCGTTACAATGGTTTTAGTTCTCCAGTCCGTCGGCATTCCGGTAGAAGGAATAGGTATCATTTTGGCTGTTGACTGGTTCCTTGACAGGTGTAGGACGGCAGTTAACGTTCTTGGTGATACAATTGGCGCTGCAGTTATCTCCCACGGACTAGAGGAGGTTAAAAATGGTAGGGTTTCTCCTTGA
- a CDS encoding CRISPR-associated endonuclease Cas1: MKGDKLGSDWKMRKSIFVVTPSVVIKKDGNALIFELKGKRERLPIGVVEHLFLFVGIEITTKALRFLLSNGRYVFYLNSFGKLVDLSVLKLLTSNNGLRALQ, encoded by the coding sequence TTGAAAGGTGATAAGTTGGGCTCTGACTGGAAGATGAGAAAGTCCATCTTTGTGGTAACTCCATCGGTTGTTATTAAAAAGGACGGAAACGCCCTCATTTTTGAGCTAAAGGGGAAGAGGGAAAGACTCCCAATTGGAGTAGTTGAGCACCTTTTCCTCTTTGTGGGAATTGAAATAACGACAAAAGCTTTAAGGTTTCTTCTTTCAAACGGACGCTATGTCTTTTACCTTAATTCTTTCGGAAAACTTGTTGATCTTTCTGTTCTTAAGCTTTTAACAAGTAACAACGGTTTAAGAGCTCTCCAATAA
- the msrB gene encoding peptide-methionine (R)-S-oxide reductase MsrB, with translation MEIKKFNDEHLTEFEKWVILRKGTEPPFTGKYWNHFEEGTYHCKRCGTPLFKSEHKFLCYSGWPSFDACIEGTVREIPEEFPDDRIEIVCANCGAHLGHVFYGEGFTEKNRRYCVNSVSLKFVPKEKSK, from the coding sequence ATGGAAATAAAGAAGTTTAACGACGAGCACCTGACAGAGTTTGAGAAGTGGGTGATTCTTAGAAAGGGAACTGAACCTCCCTTTACGGGTAAGTACTGGAATCACTTTGAAGAGGGGACTTACCACTGTAAAAGATGTGGAACTCCCCTCTTTAAAAGCGAGCATAAGTTCCTCTGCTACTCCGGCTGGCCTTCATTTGACGCCTGCATAGAGGGGACAGTTAGGGAAATCCCTGAAGAGTTTCCCGACGACCGGATAGAGATAGTTTGCGCCAACTGTGGAGCTCACCTTGGACACGTCTTCTACGGTGAAGGATTTACTGAAAAGAACAGAAGATACTGCGTTAATTCAGTTTCTCTCAAATTTGTTCCAAAGGAAAAAAGCAAGTAA